One region of Paraburkholderia acidiphila genomic DNA includes:
- a CDS encoding FAD-dependent oxidoreductase gives MDTDMTVGWDLEVDVIILGAGAGGLSAAIVAKKEGLEPLVLEKTDQVGGTSAWSVGMMWFVDSAPMQRAGFRDSFDKARRYFAATVGTSVGHPLQESYITQGRVALDYLVQHSELKVAAVDYPDYYPESDGGMFGRAHAPLDFDGRKLGAHFKDLRAPLPAFAPFGGMMLDLVDLNHFLSLTRSFKSFSHVAKRFLRYGMDRLSHHRGTRLVGGNALVARLYKTVLDEQIPLLLRAHTTRLVTANGAVTGAEVTRDGRTLRVRSRRGVVIATGGYSGSAAMRREHSRQPTVELGLGLPSNIGEGIRLGLSVGGRLDHNALDTGYYVPISVFRKGNNETLWGHFMLDRPKPGFIAVNKEGNRFTNEAASYHAFTQGMFDAGAIPAFLVADAAAVKKYGIGVILPGMSLRRYKRAGYLHSGKTLAELAAKMGIDADGLARSVLRNNHFAQTGVDEDFGKGASAYNIYKGDPAHTPNPCIGPIAQGPFYAVKLMPGDFGTSRGLVTGPSGEVLDLDNQPIPGIFACGNDMNSPVGGHYIGAGITLGPALTFGYLAAMALAKRDPSRATLACEANSRAAQNIDQG, from the coding sequence ATGGATACTGATATGACGGTAGGCTGGGACCTGGAGGTCGATGTCATCATTCTGGGAGCGGGCGCAGGCGGTCTTTCGGCTGCGATCGTTGCGAAGAAAGAAGGGCTCGAGCCGCTCGTACTCGAAAAGACAGACCAGGTCGGCGGCACCTCCGCGTGGTCGGTCGGCATGATGTGGTTCGTGGACAGTGCGCCCATGCAGCGCGCGGGGTTCAGGGATTCCTTCGACAAAGCGCGCCGCTACTTCGCCGCAACGGTCGGCACCAGCGTGGGCCATCCGCTTCAGGAAAGCTATATCACGCAGGGCCGGGTTGCCCTGGACTACCTCGTGCAGCATTCCGAACTGAAGGTAGCGGCAGTGGACTATCCGGACTATTACCCCGAGTCCGATGGCGGCATGTTCGGCCGCGCCCATGCCCCGCTCGATTTCGACGGCCGCAAACTCGGCGCGCACTTCAAGGATTTACGCGCCCCGCTCCCCGCATTCGCGCCCTTCGGCGGCATGATGCTCGACCTCGTGGACTTGAATCACTTCCTGTCCCTCACGCGCTCGTTCAAGTCGTTTTCCCACGTCGCAAAGCGATTCCTGCGCTATGGAATGGACCGCCTGAGCCATCATCGCGGCACACGACTCGTAGGCGGCAATGCGCTCGTCGCACGCCTCTACAAAACCGTTCTCGACGAACAGATTCCGCTTTTGCTGCGCGCCCACACGACGCGACTCGTCACCGCGAATGGCGCTGTGACCGGCGCCGAAGTCACGCGAGACGGCCGCACGTTGCGCGTGCGTTCACGCCGCGGTGTGGTGATCGCGACCGGGGGCTATAGCGGGAGCGCCGCGATGCGGCGCGAGCATTCGCGTCAGCCGACGGTGGAACTCGGGCTGGGCTTGCCGAGCAACATCGGCGAAGGCATTCGGCTCGGCCTTTCCGTGGGCGGCCGGCTCGATCACAATGCCCTCGACACGGGCTACTACGTGCCGATCTCGGTTTTCAGGAAGGGAAATAACGAGACGCTGTGGGGCCATTTCATGCTCGACCGGCCCAAGCCCGGCTTTATCGCGGTGAACAAGGAAGGCAACCGCTTCACGAACGAAGCGGCCTCGTACCACGCCTTCACGCAAGGCATGTTCGACGCCGGCGCGATTCCCGCGTTTCTCGTCGCCGATGCAGCAGCCGTGAAAAAGTACGGCATTGGCGTCATTCTTCCGGGCATGTCGCTGCGGCGTTATAAACGGGCGGGCTATCTCCATAGCGGCAAGACGCTCGCAGAACTCGCGGCCAAAATGGGCATCGACGCCGATGGCCTCGCGCGCAGCGTGCTGCGGAATAACCATTTCGCGCAAACCGGCGTCGACGAAGATTTCGGCAAGGGCGCGTCGGCCTACAACATCTACAAGGGCGACCCGGCGCATACGCCGAACCCGTGCATCGGGCCAATCGCGCAAGGACCGTTCTACGCCGTCAAGCTGATGCCGGGCGACTTCGGTACGAGCCGGGGTCTCGTCACCGGGCCGAGCGGCGAAGTCCTGGATCTCGACAACCAGCCGATTCCCGGCATCTTCGCCTGTGGCAACGACATGAACTCGCCCGTTGGCGGTCACTACATTGGAGCCGGAATTACACTCGGCCCGGCGCTCACGTTCGGCTACCTGGCCGCCATGGCGCTGGCGAAGCGTGATCCGTCACGGGCCACGCTCGCTTGCGAAGCCAACTCGCGGGCAGCCCAGAATATCGACCAGGGTTGA
- a CDS encoding molybdopterin-dependent oxidoreductase, producing MQRQLLVLILWLMPFALRMAARRFPSVRKHLGAGRWVIQLRLRDNSLARQLHFKDGTLSASWGPYAAPDAELVFMDVATARRMLAPTTDHAFLIDALKNFKITQGGSDEALVWFGQLVNTMKTASWRKGMPMKDGTTRYVTLTNGGPVFVFVKDDKIIRTTPIDLAEEDGPSWTIRARGRQFSPARRGTVSPHALSLKSLVYSDKRILHPMKRVDFDPNGERNIQNRGISGYERISWDEALDIVAGEIRRMKQQYGPGAIAMATGAHHQWGNINYYLSAMQRFGNLIGYTRVEMSPISWEGWYWGAMHHYGNSLRLGTPSFYGTAVDCLENAELIVFWSSDPESTNGVYAGFEGTERRLWAKQLGIEFVHIDPYLTQSAQLLGGKWLPIRPGTDSAFAIAIMHEWIVNGTYDKEYVANRTTGFDEWRAYVLGEEDGIPRTPEWQEAETGIPAKDVRSLAQLWASKKTYLAAGGLGAGFGGACRTETGAQWARSVVMMMAMQGWGKPGINFGNLQIGAPQDLNFYFPGYAEGGISGDLNYTASAAHNYCRMPHIITINPVKQSVPRQRLAEAITEGKADGYLWDGFSIEGQFAYYAYPRPGYSPIHMLYRYGSSSFGTVPGSNRMIDAYRHASLEFVVNQSIWMENEARFADVILPACTALERDDISEWGNCGGYIQHAQSQINHRMMIMQHKCIEPLGESRSDYQIFLDLSLRLGYGGMYSEGGGSELTWCERMFNSTDLPKQTTWKTFLKKGYHVVPPPADDDRPPVDMRWFAEGRAKDLPEANPLPGVYSSQFGEGLPTQSGKFEFVPSSLRRIEEMDPARPAVNRYINRDSAIKHPYPLQLVTNHPVYSFHTHADGKNSHISTINEHRLNVGGYRYWVLRMSVKDAAARGLHAGDLVRVHNAQASVICALDVSELIKDGVARGNESCAELDLIKTAVGMVDRGGCLNLLTPGRKMSTTADGIMPNTCWVEVEKWDATLENAA from the coding sequence ATGCAACGACAACTCCTTGTGCTCATACTCTGGCTCATGCCATTCGCCCTTCGCATGGCCGCACGAAGATTTCCCAGCGTGCGCAAGCACCTGGGCGCGGGGCGATGGGTCATACAATTGCGGTTGCGGGACAACAGCCTCGCTCGGCAGCTCCATTTCAAGGACGGCACGCTATCCGCCAGTTGGGGCCCGTACGCCGCGCCGGACGCCGAACTCGTGTTCATGGACGTCGCCACGGCCCGCCGCATGCTCGCGCCGACAACCGATCATGCGTTCCTGATCGACGCCCTGAAGAACTTCAAGATCACCCAGGGCGGTAGCGACGAGGCGCTGGTCTGGTTTGGCCAGCTCGTCAATACGATGAAGACGGCGTCCTGGCGCAAAGGCATGCCGATGAAAGACGGCACGACCCGCTATGTCACGCTGACGAACGGCGGCCCTGTTTTTGTCTTCGTGAAAGACGACAAGATCATCCGGACGACGCCCATCGATCTCGCCGAGGAGGATGGGCCGAGCTGGACCATTCGCGCGCGCGGGCGTCAATTTTCGCCGGCACGCCGCGGCACGGTCAGCCCGCACGCGCTTTCGCTCAAGTCACTCGTGTACTCCGACAAGCGCATCCTGCACCCGATGAAGCGCGTCGACTTCGACCCCAACGGCGAGCGCAACATCCAGAATCGCGGCATCTCCGGCTACGAACGGATCAGTTGGGACGAAGCGCTCGATATCGTCGCGGGCGAAATCCGCCGCATGAAGCAGCAATACGGTCCTGGCGCCATCGCCATGGCGACAGGCGCGCACCATCAGTGGGGCAACATCAACTACTACCTGAGCGCGATGCAGCGCTTCGGCAATCTGATCGGCTACACGCGCGTGGAAATGAGTCCGATCAGCTGGGAGGGCTGGTATTGGGGCGCCATGCATCACTACGGCAACAGCCTGCGCCTCGGCACGCCGAGCTTTTACGGCACCGCCGTGGATTGCCTCGAAAACGCCGAACTCATTGTGTTCTGGTCGAGCGATCCCGAATCGACCAATGGGGTCTACGCCGGCTTCGAAGGCACGGAGCGCCGCCTGTGGGCAAAGCAGCTCGGTATCGAGTTCGTCCACATCGATCCTTACCTCACGCAATCGGCCCAGCTGCTTGGCGGGAAGTGGCTTCCCATCCGTCCCGGCACCGACTCCGCTTTTGCGATCGCCATCATGCACGAGTGGATCGTGAACGGCACCTATGATAAGGAGTACGTGGCGAATCGAACCACCGGATTCGACGAATGGCGTGCTTACGTTCTCGGCGAAGAGGACGGCATACCCAGGACGCCCGAATGGCAGGAAGCCGAAACGGGCATTCCGGCGAAGGACGTGCGCAGTCTGGCTCAATTATGGGCGTCGAAGAAAACCTACCTCGCAGCGGGGGGCCTGGGCGCGGGCTTCGGCGGCGCCTGCCGCACGGAAACCGGTGCCCAGTGGGCGCGCAGCGTCGTCATGATGATGGCCATGCAAGGCTGGGGGAAGCCTGGCATCAACTTCGGCAATCTGCAGATCGGCGCACCGCAGGACCTGAACTTCTACTTCCCCGGCTACGCGGAAGGTGGCATTTCCGGCGACCTGAACTACACGGCGAGCGCGGCGCACAACTACTGCCGCATGCCTCACATCATCACGATCAACCCCGTGAAGCAGTCCGTTCCCCGCCAGCGGCTTGCCGAAGCCATCACGGAAGGTAAAGCGGATGGCTACCTGTGGGACGGATTCTCGATCGAAGGGCAATTTGCCTACTACGCGTATCCGCGGCCGGGTTATTCGCCCATTCATATGCTGTACCGCTACGGCTCGTCTTCGTTCGGCACGGTCCCCGGATCGAACCGGATGATCGACGCGTACCGCCATGCGTCGCTCGAATTTGTCGTCAACCAGTCGATCTGGATGGAAAACGAAGCGCGGTTCGCCGACGTCATCCTGCCCGCGTGCACGGCGCTCGAACGCGACGACATCTCCGAGTGGGGCAATTGCGGCGGTTATATCCAGCACGCGCAAAGTCAGATCAATCACCGGATGATGATCATGCAGCACAAGTGCATCGAGCCGCTCGGCGAATCCCGCTCGGACTACCAGATCTTTCTGGATCTCTCTTTGCGGCTCGGTTATGGCGGCATGTATTCCGAAGGCGGCGGGTCTGAACTGACGTGGTGCGAACGCATGTTCAACTCGACCGACCTGCCGAAGCAGACAACCTGGAAGACGTTCCTCAAGAAGGGCTATCACGTCGTGCCGCCGCCTGCCGACGACGATCGTCCGCCCGTGGACATGCGCTGGTTCGCCGAAGGCCGCGCGAAGGATCTGCCGGAAGCGAATCCGCTGCCCGGCGTCTATTCGAGCCAGTTCGGCGAAGGACTGCCCACGCAGTCCGGCAAGTTCGAGTTCGTGCCTTCCAGCCTGCGGCGCATCGAGGAGATGGATCCCGCGCGTCCGGCAGTCAACCGGTACATCAATCGCGACAGCGCGATCAAGCACCCGTATCCGTTGCAGCTCGTGACCAATCATCCGGTCTACAGCTTCCATACCCACGCGGACGGGAAGAACAGCCATATCAGCACGATCAACGAGCATCGGCTCAATGTGGGCGGCTATCGTTACTGGGTACTCCGAATGAGCGTAAAGGACGCCGCCGCGCGCGGACTGCACGCCGGCGATCTCGTTCGCGTGCACAACGCGCAGGCCTCGGTCATCTGCGCACTGGACGTATCGGAGCTGATCAAGGATGGCGTGGCGCGCGGCAACGAATCGTGCGCCGAACTCGACCTGATCAAAACAGCGGTCGGCATGGTCGATCGTGGAGGGTGTCTCAACCTGCTCACGCCGGGCCGGAAGATGAGCACGACCGCAGACGGCATCATGCCCAACACGTGCTGGGTGGAAGTGGAGAAATGGGACGCAACACTGGAGAACGCAGCATGA
- a CDS encoding MarR family winged helix-turn-helix transcriptional regulator, translating to MKAAKAAPASVEALAERSSEVFDDRGRTVPWMARTVHRLYDAKAQKILDREGLPIAYWYYLRVLAERGEVNQLELSKRVGIASTTAVPALDNLEKRGLVQRVRDPNDRRKHFIKLMPEGKRLVDELLPELTEMISASLDGISQRDMKVFWKVVHQIEANLFQMAQGETVVD from the coding sequence GTGAAAGCCGCCAAGGCTGCCCCAGCGTCTGTGGAGGCGCTGGCAGAACGGTCATCGGAAGTGTTCGACGATCGAGGCAGGACCGTTCCGTGGATGGCGCGAACGGTCCACCGGCTCTATGACGCGAAGGCGCAAAAGATCCTCGACCGGGAAGGTCTCCCCATTGCCTACTGGTATTACCTTCGCGTGCTGGCCGAGCGCGGCGAGGTGAATCAGCTCGAACTCAGCAAGCGCGTGGGGATTGCGTCGACGACCGCAGTTCCGGCGCTCGACAATCTGGAAAAACGCGGTCTCGTGCAAAGAGTGCGCGATCCCAACGACAGGCGAAAGCATTTCATCAAGCTGATGCCCGAAGGCAAGCGCCTCGTCGATGAATTGCTGCCCGAACTCACTGAAATGATTTCGGCGTCACTCGACGGAATATCGCAGAGAGACATGAAAGTGTTCTGGAAGGTCGTGCACCAGATCGAAGCGAATCTTTTCCAGATGGCGCAGGGCGAAACGGTCGTCGACTGA
- the wrbA gene encoding NAD(P)H:quinone oxidoreductase — translation MSKVLVLYYSSYGHVEAMAEAVAEGARAAGAAADVKRVPETVPQEVAAASHFKLDQQAPVAAVAELANYDAIVIGTPTRFGRMSSQMAAFLDQAGGLWMSGALNGKVGGAFTSTATQHGGQEATLFSIIANLLHFGMIVVGLPYSYQAQMTLDEIAGGAPYGATTIAGGQGQRQPSKIDLDGARHQGELIAKTANKLFG, via the coding sequence ATGTCGAAAGTTCTGGTGCTGTACTACTCCTCCTATGGGCATGTCGAAGCCATGGCAGAGGCCGTTGCAGAAGGCGCCCGCGCCGCGGGTGCCGCCGCAGACGTCAAGCGTGTGCCTGAAACCGTGCCGCAGGAAGTCGCCGCAGCCTCCCATTTCAAGCTGGACCAGCAGGCGCCGGTCGCAGCCGTTGCGGAACTCGCCAATTACGATGCCATTGTCATCGGAACGCCGACCCGCTTCGGACGCATGTCGTCGCAGATGGCGGCGTTTCTGGACCAGGCCGGCGGCCTGTGGATGAGCGGCGCGCTCAATGGCAAGGTGGGCGGTGCATTCACCTCGACGGCCACCCAGCACGGCGGTCAGGAAGCCACGCTCTTTTCGATCATCGCCAACCTGTTGCACTTCGGCATGATCGTCGTCGGGCTGCCGTACAGCTATCAAGCTCAGATGACGCTGGACGAGATCGCCGGCGGTGCCCCCTACGGCGCGACAACGATTGCAGGCGGACAGGGACAGCGGCAGCCGAGCAAAATCGATCTCGATGGCGCACGCCACCAGGGCGAATTGATTGCGAAGACAGCGAACAAGCTGTTTGGCTAA
- a CDS encoding 4Fe-4S dicluster domain-containing protein, translating into MSNWALVIDVSLCINCRNCVIATKDEYSGNAFPGYSAPHPPEGLETIRVERQVRGEGTLVDVTYIPKACNHCDDAPCVKAAPDGAIYKRPDGIVMIDPEKARGRRDLVKSCPYGMIEWNEQEQVPQNWNFDAHLLDAGWKEPRCAQACPTKAIRALNVPEPELEKIVKDGNLTVIHPEFGTKPRVFYRHLEDALSHLVAGNVCETLEDGRQRNLAGVEVVLRDSASGDERTTRTDHFGDFRFSGLKTLTSTVEVRVRRDGQEKVIATRERTGSVNLGTLLY; encoded by the coding sequence ATGAGCAACTGGGCACTGGTTATCGACGTTTCGCTTTGCATCAACTGCCGAAACTGCGTCATCGCCACGAAAGACGAATACAGCGGCAACGCCTTTCCCGGCTATTCGGCCCCGCATCCGCCTGAAGGGCTCGAAACGATACGCGTCGAGCGGCAGGTGCGGGGAGAAGGCACGCTCGTAGACGTCACGTATATCCCGAAGGCCTGCAATCATTGCGACGATGCGCCTTGCGTCAAGGCCGCACCGGACGGCGCCATCTACAAGCGCCCGGACGGGATCGTCATGATCGATCCGGAGAAGGCGCGCGGCAGGCGCGATCTGGTGAAGAGCTGCCCGTACGGCATGATCGAATGGAACGAACAGGAGCAGGTGCCGCAAAACTGGAACTTCGACGCCCATCTGCTCGACGCAGGATGGAAGGAGCCGCGCTGCGCCCAGGCCTGTCCCACCAAGGCAATTCGCGCACTGAACGTTCCGGAGCCCGAACTGGAGAAGATCGTGAAAGACGGCAACCTCACGGTCATTCACCCGGAGTTCGGCACGAAGCCGCGCGTTTTCTATCGCCATCTGGAAGACGCGCTGAGCCATCTCGTGGCAGGCAACGTGTGCGAAACCCTGGAAGACGGACGCCAGCGCAATCTGGCCGGTGTCGAAGTGGTGCTGCGTGACTCCGCCAGCGGCGACGAGCGCACGACGCGAACCGATCATTTCGGCGACTTCCGTTTTTCCGGCTTGAAAACGTTGACCTCGACGGTCGAGGTGCGCGTGCGCAGGGACGGTCAGGAGAAGGTGATCGCAACCCGGGAGCGCACCGGCAGCGTCAACCTCGGCACCCTGCTGTATTGA
- a CDS encoding DHA2 family efflux MFS transporter permease subunit translates to MTHGIDERKRWLALMVLCLGVLMIVLDTTIVNVALPSIRADLKFTETSLVWVVNAYMLTFGGFLLLGGRLGDLFGHRRLFLLGITVFTLASAACGLANSQGLLIAARAVQGLGGAVVSAVSLSLIMNLFTSPADRAKAMGIYGFVGGGGGSIGVLLGGLLTSVLNWHWIFLVNLPIGVAVYAGCVALLPAGKPLANRARLDVAGAIAVTASLMLAVYAIVHGNEAGWTSAQTLVQLGIAIALLSAFLVIESRVSHPLMPLHMFALRNVATANVVGVLWAAALFAWFFISALYMQRLLDYNAMQVGLAFLPANVIMAAFSLGLSARLVMRFGIRAPLTLGLLLAAAGLALFARAPAGGSYVLDVLPGMVLMGLGAGVAFNPVLLAAMSDVAPDESGLASGVVNTSFMMGGALGLAILASLAAARTDELAAAGADAVTALNGGYHLAFLLGAVAALFAAALAGALVRTRTHAQGQAQEEASSIPGS, encoded by the coding sequence ATGACGCATGGAATCGACGAACGCAAACGCTGGCTTGCCCTCATGGTGCTGTGCCTCGGCGTGCTGATGATCGTGCTGGACACGACCATCGTGAACGTTGCACTGCCGTCCATCCGCGCGGATCTGAAATTCACCGAGACCTCGCTCGTGTGGGTCGTCAACGCCTATATGCTGACCTTCGGCGGCTTTTTGCTGCTGGGCGGCCGGCTTGGCGACCTGTTCGGCCATCGGCGCCTGTTTTTGCTGGGTATCACGGTATTCACGCTGGCTTCGGCGGCCTGCGGGCTCGCGAATTCGCAAGGGCTCCTGATCGCGGCGCGCGCGGTTCAAGGCCTGGGCGGCGCGGTGGTTTCGGCCGTGTCGCTCTCGCTCATCATGAACCTGTTCACTTCGCCGGCGGACCGCGCGAAGGCGATGGGCATTTACGGGTTCGTGGGCGGGGGCGGCGGCAGCATCGGCGTGTTGCTGGGCGGCCTCTTGACCAGCGTGCTGAACTGGCACTGGATCTTCCTCGTCAACTTGCCGATCGGGGTGGCGGTGTATGCCGGATGCGTGGCGCTGCTGCCGGCAGGCAAGCCGCTGGCGAATCGCGCGCGGCTGGATGTGGCGGGTGCGATCGCCGTGACCGCATCGCTCATGTTGGCGGTGTACGCCATCGTGCACGGCAACGAGGCCGGCTGGACTTCCGCGCAAACGCTTGTCCAGCTGGGCATTGCCATCGCGCTCCTGAGCGCATTTCTCGTGATCGAATCGCGCGTGTCGCATCCGCTCATGCCGCTGCACATGTTCGCGCTGCGCAACGTGGCCACGGCCAATGTGGTGGGCGTGCTGTGGGCGGCGGCGCTGTTCGCGTGGTTCTTCATCTCCGCGCTCTACATGCAGCGCTTGCTGGACTACAACGCCATGCAGGTGGGGCTGGCCTTCCTGCCGGCCAACGTCATTATGGCGGCGTTCTCACTGGGGCTTTCGGCAAGACTGGTCATGCGCTTCGGGATTCGCGCGCCGCTCACGCTGGGTTTGCTGCTGGCAGCGGCCGGACTCGCGCTGTTCGCGCGTGCGCCGGCTGGAGGTAGCTATGTGCTGGACGTGTTGCCGGGCATGGTGCTGATGGGTCTCGGGGCAGGCGTGGCCTTCAACCCAGTGCTGCTGGCCGCGATGAGCGATGTCGCGCCAGACGAGTCGGGCCTGGCGTCGGGCGTGGTGAACACGTCGTTCATGATGGGCGGGGCGCTGGGTCTGGCGATCCTCGCGAGCCTGGCTGCCGCGCGCACGGACGAGCTGGCCGCAGCGGGAGCCGATGCCGTCACCGCGCTCAACGGCGGCTATCACCTGGCGTTCCTGCTGGGGGCCGTCGCGGCGCTATTCGCGGCCGCGCTGGCCGGGGCGCTCGTGCGCACGCGCACCCACGCGCAAGGTCAAGCGCAAGAGGAGGCCTCCAGCATTCCCGGTTCCTGA
- a CDS encoding MarR family winged helix-turn-helix transcriptional regulator produces the protein MSKLSLNAVKQALELEGPDEQGAMARSVAVDVRGRTVPWMARTLYRLYDSQAQKVLDREGVSVAHWLYLRVLAERGEMNQLELSKRVGIASTTAVPALDSMEKRNLVRRTRDPKDRRKYYVSLQEEGRRLVDELLPEITAMVSGSFEGIAPNDLHVFWKVMRQIEANLAQISQGDSIVD, from the coding sequence ATGTCGAAGCTGAGTTTGAATGCAGTCAAGCAGGCCCTGGAACTGGAGGGGCCGGATGAACAGGGTGCAATGGCCCGCTCGGTCGCCGTCGATGTGCGCGGCAGAACCGTACCGTGGATGGCGCGCACGCTGTACCGGCTCTACGACAGTCAGGCGCAGAAGGTGCTGGACAGGGAGGGCGTTTCGGTTGCGCACTGGCTCTACCTGCGCGTGCTTGCCGAGCGTGGAGAAATGAACCAGCTGGAACTCAGCAAGCGGGTGGGCATTGCCTCGACCACCGCGGTGCCGGCGCTCGACAGCATGGAAAAGCGCAATCTCGTGCGCCGCACGCGCGACCCGAAGGACCGGAGAAAGTATTACGTCAGCCTGCAGGAGGAGGGGCGGCGCCTCGTCGACGAACTGCTGCCAGAAATTACCGCGATGGTGTCAGGTTCGTTCGAGGGCATCGCGCCGAACGACCTTCACGTCTTCTGGAAGGTCATGCGCCAGATCGAAGCCAATCTGGCCCAGATTTCCCAAGGCGACTCCATCGTCGACTAG
- a CDS encoding ABC transporter substrate-binding protein, translated as MSKLQLSIAVGNYDRIRPLVDGDVQIEGVDPVFMLQDPEEIFFRAFRHADYDVCELSLSSYSVKTAAGTSPYIAVPVFPSRAFRHTSIYVRADRGIECPEDLKGKRIGVPEYQLTANVWVRLFLEEDYGVKASDVTWVRGGYEDASRVEKITLQLPDDVTLETAPAGRTISELLADGEIDAVIGPRAPSCFDRGHPQVKYLFDDPHKTAADWYTRTGLFPIMHTLGVRKTLAERHPWLPGALMKAFEKSKALALTRLSDTSATKITLPFVEDQLRAARKLMGEDFWSYGFAKNEHVVNCFLERHHAEGLSNRRLEARELFHPATLESFAI; from the coding sequence ATGAGCAAGCTTCAGTTATCCATTGCCGTAGGCAACTACGACCGGATTCGCCCTCTGGTGGATGGCGACGTGCAGATCGAGGGCGTGGATCCGGTGTTCATGCTTCAGGATCCCGAAGAAATATTCTTCCGCGCATTCCGGCATGCGGACTACGACGTCTGCGAACTTTCGCTCAGCAGCTATTCGGTGAAAACCGCTGCGGGCACGTCGCCGTACATTGCCGTTCCGGTCTTTCCGTCGCGTGCCTTTCGACACACGTCCATTTACGTGCGCGCTGACCGTGGGATCGAGTGTCCCGAGGATCTCAAGGGCAAACGTATCGGCGTGCCCGAGTATCAGCTCACTGCCAACGTCTGGGTGCGGCTGTTTCTCGAGGAAGACTACGGCGTCAAGGCGTCGGACGTGACGTGGGTGCGCGGCGGCTATGAGGACGCGTCGCGAGTCGAGAAGATCACGCTGCAGTTGCCCGACGATGTCACGCTCGAAACGGCGCCCGCCGGACGAACGATTTCGGAACTGCTGGCCGACGGCGAAATCGACGCAGTGATCGGCCCGCGTGCGCCCTCATGCTTCGACCGCGGGCATCCGCAGGTGAAGTACCTGTTCGACGATCCGCACAAGACCGCAGCCGACTGGTACACGCGAACGGGTCTGTTCCCGATCATGCACACGCTTGGCGTGCGCAAGACGCTGGCGGAGCGTCATCCGTGGCTGCCCGGCGCGCTGATGAAGGCGTTCGAGAAGTCAAAGGCGCTTGCGCTCACGCGGCTCAGCGACACGTCGGCCACGAAAATCACGCTGCCGTTCGTGGAGGACCAGCTTCGAGCGGCGCGCAAGCTGATGGGCGAGGACTTCTGGTCATACGGCTTCGCGAAGAACGAGCATGTCGTCAACTGCTTCCTCGAGCGCCATCATGCAGAAGGGTTGTCGAACCGTCGGCTCGAAGCCCGCGAGTTGTTTCATCCGGCCACGCTCGAAAGCTTCGCTATTTGA
- a CDS encoding pirin family protein: MLAHRRWAALDGADHGWLRAKYHFAVNAGGNRAHQALGPLIVWNDDEIAVGGGFPLHGHRDMEIVTYVREGVLGHRDTIGSEGTIRAGDVQVMSTGTGIRHAEYNQGDVPLKLYQVWLLPRKEGGEPRWDTRAFPKSDRSGRFVVLASGFAEDEGALPIRADARLSGATLEAGERVKQAFRADGYAYLVVASGRIEIDGEIVGPLDGVAITNVAASEIYALEASELVLVETSGSSSF; encoded by the coding sequence ATGCTTGCACATAGACGTTGGGCCGCGCTCGATGGGGCCGATCATGGCTGGTTGCGCGCCAAATACCATTTCGCTGTGAATGCCGGTGGCAATCGAGCACATCAGGCGCTGGGTCCGCTGATCGTGTGGAACGATGACGAGATTGCGGTGGGCGGCGGCTTTCCGCTGCATGGGCATCGGGACATGGAGATCGTCACTTACGTGCGCGAGGGCGTTCTCGGGCATCGCGACACCATCGGTTCGGAAGGGACGATCCGTGCCGGCGATGTGCAGGTCATGAGCACAGGGACAGGTATACGGCACGCCGAGTACAACCAGGGCGACGTGCCGCTCAAGCTCTATCAGGTGTGGCTGTTGCCGCGCAAAGAGGGGGGTGAACCGCGCTGGGATACCCGTGCGTTTCCGAAGAGCGACCGCTCAGGCCGTTTCGTCGTGCTCGCCAGCGGCTTTGCCGAGGACGAAGGCGCGCTTCCCATCCGCGCGGACGCGCGCCTCAGCGGCGCCACGCTCGAGGCGGGCGAGCGTGTCAAGCAGGCGTTCCGCGCCGATGGCTACGCTTATCTCGTCGTCGCGTCAGGCCGCATTGAAATCGACGGCGAAATAGTGGGCCCGCTGGACGGCGTCGCAATCACGAACGTAGCGGCAAGCGAGATATACGCGTTGGAAGCTTCCGAACTCGTGTTGGTGGAAACTAGCGGGAGTTCCTCTTTCTAG